The sequence below is a genomic window from Actinomycetota bacterium.
ATGGTGGCCCCGGTGCCCTCGCCAAGGGCGGCCTCGCAGTCCGGGGAGCCGCACCAGGCCAGGCGGTAGAACCCGCCGGCGCCGACCCGCTCTCGGAGCTCGGCGAGGTCGTCGACCGGGTAGGTGTGGGCCTCGCGGTAGGCCAGCGACTCGGCGTGGAGGCCGCGCTGGAGTTCGTCGAGCAGGTCGCCGGCCGCGGCCGCCACCCCGTCGATCGGGACCGGGTCCTTGGAACGGGTGTCGCGGCGGACCAGGGTGACCTGGCCGGCGGCGAGCTCGCGGGGGCCCAGCTCGACCCGGACGGGGACGCCCTTCAGCTCCCAGTCGACCGAGCGGCGGCCGAACGACAGGTGGAAGCGGCGGTCGACGTGGGTGCGGACTCCCTCGCCGCGCAGCTGCTCGGCGAGCTTGTCGACGGTCTGGGAGACCTCGCCCTCGGCCAGGGGGAGCAGCACCACCTGATGCGGGGCGATGGCCGGGGGCAGGCGCAGCCCGTGGTCGTCGCCGTGGGTCATGATCACCCCGCCGAGCATGCGGGTGGAGCTGCCCCAGGAGGTGGTGGCCACGTACTCCCGCTTGCCCTCGGACGACAGGTACTGGATGTCGAAGGCGCGGGCGAAGTTGTGGCCCAGGTTGTGGCTGGTCCCCATCTGGAGGGCCTTGCCGTCTCGCATCAGGCCCTCGCAGGTGTAGGTGCGGTCGGCGCCGGCGAACCGCTCGGCGGCCGACTTCTCCCCCGTCACCACCGCGCAGGCCAGGGTGTCCTCCATGAACGCCCGGTACACCTCGAGGGCGAGCATGGTCTCGGCCTGGGCCTCCTCGTAGGTGGCGTGGGCGGTGTGGCCCTCCTGCCAGAGGAACTCGGTGGTGCGCAGGAACAGCCGCGGCCGCAGCTCCCAGCGGACGATGTTGGCCCACTGGTTGATCAGCAGCGGCAGGTCACGGTGGGACTGGATCCACTTGGCGAACAGGTGGTTGATGACCGTCTCGGAGGTCGGCCGGACCACCAGCGGCTCGGCCAGCTGCTCCCCGCCGCCGTGGGTGACCACCGCCAGCTCGGGCGAGAACCCCTCGACGTGCTCCTTCTCCTTCTCCAGGAAGCTCATGGGGATGAACAGGGGGAAGTAGGCGTTCTGGACCCCGGTGGCCTTGATCCGCCGGTCCATGTCCGCCTGCATGAGCTCCCAGATGGCGTACGCCCACGGCCGGATGACCATGCTCCCCCGGGCCGGGCCGGTCTCGGCAAGCTCGGCCCGGGCGACGACGTCCTGGTACCACTGGGGGAAGTCCTCCCCCTGGGGGGTGAGCACGGCCTCGTTGGCCACGATGGGTCCCGCCTCCTTCTGGTTTTCGAGGGGTTCGGGAGGCAGTCTAGAACAACGCCCTTGTCAGGTCCTTGCGATACCGGGCGGTGAGCGGATGGTCGTCGCCGAGGAGGCGGAAGACATCCAGCATCAGGCCGCGGGCCTTGTCGCGGGTCTCGCCCGGGCCCTCGCGGACGGCGGCCAGGAGGGTGGCCAGGGCGGGGTCGGCCTGGCCGTCGGCGGCCTGGCCGGCGGCGGCGGCGAAGCGGGAGCCGGGATCGGCGGCCTCGGCGGCCAGGCGGGCGCTGGCCAGCAGCACGGCGACCTCGGGGTCGTGCTCCACCGGGCCGAGGACTTCGATCGCCTCGGCCGGGCGGCCCTCGCGCAGGGCCAGGTCGGCCAGGCCGGCCCGGGCGGCGACGTTGTCGGGGTCCTCCTCGAGGACCTCGCGCCAGCGGGCGGCGGCCTGGGCGGGGTCGAGCTCGGCCGCGGCCGCGGCGGCCCGGTCGGCCTCGCTGGGCAGCAGGGACTCGACGAACCGCTCGACCACCTGCGCCGGCTGGGCGCCGACGAACTCGTCGACCAGGCGGCCGCCGGCGAACGCCTTGACCGCCGGGATGCCCTGGACCTGGAAGGCCATGGCCAGGCGCTGGTTCTGGTCGACGTCCACCCGGGCCAGGACGACCTCGCCGCCGTGGCGCTCGACGGCCCGCTCCAGCACCGGCGCCAGGGCATGGCAGGGGCCGCACCAGTCGGCCCAGAAGTCGACCAGCACGGGCACCGTCTTGGACCGTTCCAGCACCTCGGCCTGGAAGGTGGCTTCGGTCACGTCATAGACAAGATCGCTCATACCCTTGTAGGTACGCCTGCCTGCGCCCCTCCCGCAACGTCAGCCCGGCGCGGGCGGGTCGAGCTGGTCGGCGTGCTCCTCCAGATGGGCGACGGCGAACCGGTCGACGATCTCGGCCACCGTCATGTCGCCGAGGGTCTGGTGGTGGCCGGTGCGGGCCATGGCCTGGGCGTCGAGGCGGTCGAGCAGGGCCAGGACCACGGCGACGCCCTCGTCGACCCGGCCGAGGAGCCGCTGAGGGTCCTCGCGGCGGTCGCGCTCGATGGCCGCGATCCGGTCCGGGTCGGAGGAGACCCGGCCGAACTCGGTCTGGCGGCCGGCGGCGATCAGCTCGGCCTGCTGGGCCCAGTAGGGCAGCATCTCGGCCACGTGGGCCAGGACCTGGCCCCGGTCCCAGCGCTCCCCCGACTCCGGGTCGGGGTCGGTCAGGGCGCCGTCGGGCAGGACCACGGCGCTGGCCCGGATCCGCCCGGCCGCGGCCAGCAGCCGCCCGGCCCGATCGGTCCCGGTACCCGGGTCCCGGGCGCTCACTGGCCCAGCCTCGGGCGCATGCGGTCGGGGTCGGGCTGGAAGGCGGGGGCGTCGCCGGCCACGACCCGGTTGGCGAGCACGCCCAGGCCGGACACCTCCAGCTCGACCTCGTCGCCGGGCTGGAGGTAGGGGTACTTGTCGGCCCCGTGGACCAGCGACAGCTCCAGGATGCAGCCGGTCCCGCAGGTGCCGGACCCGAGCACGTCGCCGGGGCGCACCGGGGCCGCCTCGCTGGCGTAGACCAGCATCTCGGCGAAGCTCCACCACAGCCCGTCGAGGTCGGCCCGCGACCACTCGACCCCGTTGACCGTGGCCGTCATCACCGCGCTCGGCACCTCCCGCAGCCCCCCGGGGGCGAACTCGGCCGTCGTGACCAGCGTCGGGCCGAGCGAGGTGGCGAAGTCCTTGCCCTTGGCCGGGCCCAGCGACAGCGCCATCTCGCGCCGCTGCACGTCCCGGGCCGACCAGTCGTTCATGACCATGAACCCGGCGACCGTCGCGTCGGCGTCGTC
It includes:
- the proS gene encoding proline--tRNA ligase, which produces MANEAVLTPQGEDFPQWYQDVVARAELAETGPARGSMVIRPWAYAIWELMQADMDRRIKATGVQNAYFPLFIPMSFLEKEKEHVEGFSPELAVVTHGGGEQLAEPLVVRPTSETVINHLFAKWIQSHRDLPLLINQWANIVRWELRPRLFLRTTEFLWQEGHTAHATYEEAQAETMLALEVYRAFMEDTLACAVVTGEKSAAERFAGADRTYTCEGLMRDGKALQMGTSHNLGHNFARAFDIQYLSSEGKREYVATTSWGSSTRMLGGVIMTHGDDHGLRLPPAIAPHQVVLLPLAEGEVSQTVDKLAEQLRGEGVRTHVDRRFHLSFGRRSVDWELKGVPVRVELGPRELAAGQVTLVRRDTRSKDPVPIDGVAAAAGDLLDELQRGLHAESLAYREAHTYPVDDLAELRERVGAGGFYRLAWCGSPDCEAALGEGTGAT
- a CDS encoding tetratricopeptide repeat protein, with amino-acid sequence MSDLVYDVTEATFQAEVLERSKTVPVLVDFWADWCGPCHALAPVLERAVERHGGEVVLARVDVDQNQRLAMAFQVQGIPAVKAFAGGRLVDEFVGAQPAQVVERFVESLLPSEADRAAAAAAELDPAQAAARWREVLEEDPDNVAARAGLADLALREGRPAEAIEVLGPVEHDPEVAVLLASARLAAEAADPGSRFAAAAGQAADGQADPALATLLAAVREGPGETRDKARGLMLDVFRLLGDDHPLTARYRKDLTRALF
- a CDS encoding DinB family protein, coding for MSARDPGTGTDRAGRLLAAAGRIRASAVVLPDGALTDPDPESGERWDRGQVLAHVAEMLPYWAQQAELIAAGRQTEFGRVSSDPDRIAAIERDRREDPQRLLGRVDEGVAVVLALLDRLDAQAMARTGHHQTLGDMTVAEIVDRFAVAHLEEHADQLDPPAPG
- a CDS encoding fumarylacetoacetate hydrolase family protein, producing MRICRYVADGGTARVGYLDGELIVPVAGGDGQAGLDAVLDLAMAANADSDLRPRPDGDPVPLASARLLAPVASPPSIRDFYAFEQHVRTARSRRGKEMHPDWYELPIFYFTNPAAVLGPGDPVAAPPRSAELDYELEVACVLGRGGANLGLDDADATVAGFMVMNDWSARDVQRREMALSLGPAKGKDFATSLGPTLVTTAEFAPGGLREVPSAVMTATVNGVEWSRADLDGLWWSFAEMLVYASEAAPVRPGDVLGSGTCGTGCILELSLVHGADKYPYLQPGDEVELEVSGLGVLANRVVAGDAPAFQPDPDRMRPRLGQ